The genomic region CGTAGCCTCGAATTAAGCCACATCCTCCACCGCTTGTGTGAGCCCCCGTCAATTCCTTTGAGTTTCAGCCTTGCGACCATACTCCCCAGGCGGAGCACTAATTACTTTCGCTTCGATGGAAAGGTTATGGAGGACCCTTCCATCTAGTGCTCATCGTTTACGGCTAGGACTACCGGGGTATCTAATCCCGTTCGCTACCCTAGCTTTCGTGCCTCAGCGTCAGAAGAGACCCAGTGAGCCGCTTTCGCCCCTGGCGTTCCTTAGGATATCAACGCATTTCACCGCTCCACCCTAAGTTCCGCTCACCTCTATCTCCCTCAAGCACTGTAGTTTTGGGCGCAGTTCCTCGGTTGAGCCGAGGGATTTCACACCCAACTTACAGCGCCGCCTACGCACCCTTTAAGCCCAGTGATTCCGAATAACGTTTGTACGGTTCGTCTTACCGCGGCTGCTGGCACGAACTTAGCCCGTACTTCCTCTGAGGATAGGTCAAAACGAAGAGATTACCCTCCGCCCATTCCTCCCCTCTGACAGCGGTTTACAACCCGAAGGCCTTCATCCCACACGCGGCGTCGCTCGGTCAGGCTTTCGCCCATTGCCGAAGATTCTCGACTGCAGCCACCCGTAGGTGTCTGGGCAGTGTCTCAGTCCCAGTGAGCTGGGTCGTGCTCTCACACCCAGTACCCATCATTGCCTTGGTAGGCCATTACCCCACCAACAAGCTAATAGGACGCGGGCTTATCCTCAGGCGGAATCACACCTTTGGTCCGGGGACATCATCTGGTATTACCTGCAGTTTCCCGCAGCTATCCCAGTCCCGAGGGTAAATACCCACGCGTTACTCTCCCTTTCGCCGCTCTTACCTCTTGCGAGGTTCGCGCTCGACTTGCATGCCTAATCCACGCCGCCAACGTTCATTCTGAGCCAGGATCAAACCCTTCAATTATTTGCTGCTTAACCGAAGCCTTGCGGCTTCGGATAGTTAGCTGAACAACCAGGTTTGTTTGACCGAGTGGTTTGCAATCCATGGTCGTGAAGCCATGAGATCGCCTCGGTCGGTTTCCGGTCTTACGCCGGCTGATTCGACAGGGAACTTCTACCAAATTGTCAAAGATCAAAAGCAAACTCGCGGAGCAAACCGGCTTAGCGGCTAACCCCGCGAGGGACTCACATTCTATGCGAATGAGGCGTCGTGTCAACACGTCGCCGGCGAATTTTATTTCGCCTTTTTCGTCCTCCCCACCATGCGTCTGGTCTGACCGAAGTCAGGCAGTCTTGTGGCGGGAGAGGTATGTTATCGACGGAATAGGCGTTCGCCTAGGGGCGAAATGGGAATTTTTGAGAATCGTGCTAAGGCCTGATTACGTAATGACTTGGAAGTGACGCCTGATCGAGTCGTTGAGTTGTTGCTCCGAACGAAGACGCGCGTGAGAATTGAAGACGCTCACCGTTCGGTCGTCGCAGTCCGTGCAATCGGAGAACTCGCTGATGACGCGGAAACCATTCGCATATCTAGCGGTTGCGTTTGCCTTGGCTACGTTGGGCGAATCGACTTCGTACGCCAAGATTCGCCCCACGTTGTCCATCCGGCGATTGACGATCGAGGCCGACGCGATCGTCATCGCGGAGCCGCTTGATACACAGCCCAATGTGATGCCGCAGAAGTATCGCGTACTGGAGGTTCTCCAGGGAGCGAGTTTCGCCGTAGACGGCGAAGTGAAGTTGAGCAAGGAGGGACTGCCGAAACTGGCGCTCGATGAACGGACTTCAAGGTTCTTCAGTCGTGAAAACGCGACACCACCGGAGATCGACAAGGCGTTGCTGTTTATCCAGCCGCCATTCGAAGGCCTACCGGCGCGAAATGGCGAAGTTTATGCGCAAGTTCGCGCCCTAGCCAAGTCAGGCGAGGCACTCGTACCGCAGCAGCCGGAGTTCTCCGACGACCCTCTGTATTTGCTCCCGAGAAAGGATGTGACCTGGGATGGAATGCTGGCCAAAGTGCGCGCCGACCTGCCAGCGGTGAACCATGTGCGCGAGTTACGTGCCATAGCAGACCCGGCCCAGCGCAATGAAGCGCTCCTGGATTGGATTCGTGCGCATAGATCCGAGTTCGGCGGCGGCCATTTTGAGGGCAGTTCGAAGGGCTGGGCGACGTACGAATACAAGCTGTTCGAGTGGATCTACGAGAGCTGCAGGCCCGAAGACAGTTGGGCCGCATTGACATTGGATTTCGAACTTAATGGGCGTCCCTGGTTCGACTTCCCGTCATTCTGTTCGACGGAAGGAAGATCGCTGGTCCTATCATAAGTGTTCGACGAAAAGCTCGATGCGAAGCTTCGGCTGGTCGGGCTGCGAGCATTGAGCAACTCCTGCTTTCGTCGCCCAACTGAGCAATTTCCAGGCCTGGTCCGCATGACGCCTCAGGAACAGTTGGAGATGATCGATCGCGTAACGCCGCTGCTGACGCACGAGGATCGCGAAATGCGTGCCGCCGCCGTGGATTGCTTGTGGCGAGCGAGCGGCCCCAGTGACGGCAATTTGCAGCACGTGGACACAAAGCACGCCGTCCAGGCGTTGTCCGAGTTGTACGCCACAGAGCGGGACGCCCACGTGCGCGAGCGATTAGCGACGACTTTGCGGGCCATGGGCGACGAGTGGTCCTGGCAGCAGATTAGCGGCAATCCGCGCGGCATGGTGGTGATTGCGCGCGTCGCGGAGGCTCGCGCAGTTGAGCTGCTGTTCCAATTGAATTTGATTTACACGCGCACCCAGCGCACGCTGCCGCCCGTGGCCAAGTTTGAACAGCGTGATGAACGCGGCGATGTCGCCATCTCCGCCCTGGTCACGCCGATCGTCAAGACGACGAAGGACCGAGCCATGCGGGAAGTGAGCACCTGGATCGAGCGCGGCGAACTGACGCTTCCGGTTGGCGATCTCCAACCCGGCGTCTGGCGGGTCACCTTCGAGGGCTTCACGGACGAAAACGAACCGTGGCACTCGGAGCCGATCGAGGTCACGCTGCCCGAGACCAAGTGAGCGGTGTAAAGCAGCGCAACGCCGCGAGTGGGATCGCTCTTGATCCTTACAGCACCCAGCCGTCCGGTAGCACCGCCTCTTTGCCGACGACGACGATGCCGTCGCAGACGGAGACGTGATTCGCTTCTTCACAGGTCTGCACGCCGCGGTGGTTGGCGATGCGGACGTTGCGACCGATGCGGCAGTTTTTGTCAACGATCGCGCCGGCGATGAGCGTTCCTTCGCCGATGCCCAACGGCGGCGCGCCGCTGCGGTTGGTTTCCGCGGCTTCGTAGAAGTCGCTCCCCATCACGACCGAATCGCGGATGGTCACATTCTTGCCGATGCGGCAGCGCAAGCCGATCACGCTGTTTTCGATCGTCGCGCCGCTTTCGATCCGGCAACCGTCCGAGACCAGGCTGTTGCGGATCGTCGCGCCGTCGATCGACGACGGCGGCAGAAATCGGGCGCGCGTGTAGATCGGCGCATCGGCGCTGGAGAGATCGAACGGCGGATGCAGCTTCGCGAGGTCGAGGTTCGCCTCGTAGAAGGACTTCGTCGTGCCAATATCTTCCCAGTAGCCATCGAACATATGTACCTGCACGCGCCGGCTGCGGATCGAGGCCGGGAAGACCTCGCGGCCGAAGTCGCGATAGTCGGTCTTCTCCAACACGTCGACCAGCACTTTGCGATTGAACAAGTAAATGCCCATGCTCGCCAGGCAGGAGCGCCCGCGGCTGGGAATGCCGCGCGCGTCGATCCAGGCCGGATCAGTCCGCACGATTTCAAGCTCTTGCTTCGTGGTGGGCTTTTCCAGGAAGCCGACGACTCGTCCGGAATCGTCCAGGCGCATGATCCCGAACCCCGCGGCCTTCTCTTCGTCGACCGGCAGCGCGGCGATGGTCACTTCCGCATTGCTGCGCTGGTGCGTGGCCAGCATGTCGGCGTAGTTCATCCGGTAGAGTTGGTCGCCGGAGAGGATCAACACGTACTCGATGCCCGGCTGCTGCAGGTAACGCAAGTGCTGGCGCACGGCGTCGGCGGTGCCTTGATACCAGTCGGAAGCTTCGTTGGTTTGCTGCGCGGCCAAAATCTCCACGAAGCCGCCGCCGAAGGCGTCGAACGTGTAGGTCCGGCGGATGTGGCGATGCAAACTGACCGAATTGAACTGCGTCATCACATAGATGCGATTGACGCCGGAATTCAGGCAGTTCGACAGCGGGATGTCGATCAACCGGTACTTGCCGGCCAGCGGAACCGCCGGCTTCGAGCGGTACTTGGTGAGCGGATACAGCCGGGTTCCGCGCCCGCCGCCTAAGACCAACGCCACAATGTCTTTCATGGCACGCAATCGAATCGCCAGAGGTGTTGGATGTGAGCCGCGACGCCCATGGTAGAGCAAGTCGAGTGCGTTATCTAGGCTGGCATTTTCGACCTTTCGACCCGGCGACCGAGTGGCTTGCTCTTGAACCCAGGCGGCCCTTTCCGCTATAAGCCGCCAGATTTTCTTCAATCGCTTCGCCCGAGGTCCGCGCGAAGCCGGAGTGGACGTATGCGAAGTGCTTTATTGATCTGCCTTGGTTTCGCCCTTGCTTGGGCCGGCCCGGTCCGTGGCGACGAGTTGTCTCCCTACGCCGTGACGGTGTTGGAGGACGGGGCGCCGGTCCATAGCGGCCCCGGCCGCAATTATTACGAGACC from Planctomycetia bacterium harbors:
- a CDS encoding glucose-1-phosphate adenylyltransferase, whose amino-acid sequence is MKDIVALVLGGGRGTRLYPLTKYRSKPAVPLAGKYRLIDIPLSNCLNSGVNRIYVMTQFNSVSLHRHIRRTYTFDAFGGGFVEILAAQQTNEASDWYQGTADAVRQHLRYLQQPGIEYVLILSGDQLYRMNYADMLATHQRSNAEVTIAALPVDEEKAAGFGIMRLDDSGRVVGFLEKPTTKQELEIVRTDPAWIDARGIPSRGRSCLASMGIYLFNRKVLVDVLEKTDYRDFGREVFPASIRSRRVQVHMFDGYWEDIGTTKSFYEANLDLAKLHPPFDLSSADAPIYTRARFLPPSSIDGATIRNSLVSDGCRIESGATIENSVIGLRCRIGKNVTIRDSVVMGSDFYEAAETNRSGAPPLGIGEGTLIAGAIVDKNCRIGRNVRIANHRGVQTCEEANHVSVCDGIVVVGKEAVLPDGWVL